From Phragmites australis chromosome 5, lpPhrAust1.1, whole genome shotgun sequence, a single genomic window includes:
- the LOC133918350 gene encoding uncharacterized protein LOC133918350: MVGFVGKRKELEQVVDGLSDFSLSGPAAKSRRLDRGLPPIMEEEPPAPSMAFRREMLGEEINSDVIMPSVEDLMEGAMAPHVSCEDMSLVLYKPVDNLVPFGPGISSSSFIVSSDLIRGLKNHAFNQGNYHELEDKSPERCNSLALVPWAPLQIAIRSDWVASELETTQNFEVPMEADETEATSMDVEDAPEATAVGFDGENLHQWQQHCMTPPSLPNPSTHVMWSR, translated from the exons ATGGTGGGGTTCGTGGGGAAGAGGAAGGAACTGGAGCAGGTCGTCGACGGCCTCTCCGACTTCTCTCTCTCCGGCCCCGCCGCCAAGAGCCGCAGATTG GACCGTGGACTCCCACCTATTATGGAAGAAGAACCACCAGCCCCTTCCATGGCATTTCGACGTGAGATGCTGGGAGAGGAAATCAATAGTGATGTTATCATGCCTAGTGTGGAAGACTTGATGGAAGGTGCAATGGCACCTCATGTGTCTTGCGAGGACATGTCACTCGTTTTATACAAACCAGTAGATAACCTTGTACCCTTTGGTCCTGGTATCTCAAGCTCTTCATTCATAGTCAGTTCAGACTTGATACGTGGTCTAAAGA ATCATGCTTTCAATCAAGGGAACTATCATGAGCTGGAGGACAAATCTCCTGAGCGGTGCAACAGCTTGGCTTTAGTTCCTTGGGCACCACTACAGATCGCTATAAGATCTGATTGGGTTGCCTCTGAGCTAGAAACCACACAAAATTTTGAAGTGCCAATGGAGGCTGATGAGACTGAAGCAACTTCAATGGATGTCGAGGATGCGCCTGAAGCAACTGCTGTGGGATTTGACGGTGAGAACCTTCACCAGTGGCAACAACATTGTATGACCCCACCGTCATTACCAAACCCATCAACCCATGTTATGTGGTCTAGGTAA